One Cervus canadensis isolate Bull #8, Minnesota chromosome 1, ASM1932006v1, whole genome shotgun sequence genomic window carries:
- the LOC122447263 gene encoding olfactory receptor-like protein DTMT: MTGRNQTLVLEFLLLGLPIKSEYQNLFYALFLAMYVTTILGNLLIIVLICLDPHLHTPMYLFLSNLSFSDLCFCSVTMPKFLQNMQSQNLSIPYAGCLTQMYFFLFCGDLEDFLLVAMAYDRYVAICFPLHYTTVMSPRLCLFLVVLPWILTTFHAMLHTLLMARLHFCADNVIPHFFCDLSALLKLSCSDTRVNELVIFFVGGLIIVIPFLLIIMSYARIVSSILKVPSAKGICKAFSTCGSHLTVVSLFYGTIIGLYLCPSANNSTVKDTVMSMMYTVVTPMLNPFIYSLRNRDMKGALRRVFCRKKIHFSL, translated from the coding sequence ATGACAGGAAGGAATCAAACTCTTGTGTTAGAGTTCCTCCTGCTGGGACTGCCCATCAAGTCAGAGTATCAGAACCTGTTCTACGCCCTGTTCCTGGCCATGTACGTTACCACCATCCTGGGGAACCTTCTCATCATCGTCCTCATTTGCCTGgacccccacctccacacacccATGTATTTGTTTCTCAGTAAcctgtctttctctgacctctgcttctgcTCTGTTACAATGCCTAAATTTCTGCAGAATATGCAGAGCCAAAACCTGTCCATCCCCTATGCTGGCTGCCTGACACAAATGTACTTCTTCCTGTTTTGTGGAGACCTGGAGGACTTCCTCCTTGTggccatggcctatgaccgctacgtggccatctgctTCCCCCTGCACTACACCACCGTCATGAGCCCCAGACTCTGTCTCTTCCTGGTGGTGCTGCCCTGGATACTGACCACATTCCATGCCATGTTACACACCCTGCTCATGGCCAGGCTGCACTTTTGTGCAGACAATGTGATCCCccactttttctgtgatttgTCTGCTCTGCTGAAGCTGTCCTGCTCTGACACTCGAGTTAATGAGCTGGTGATATTTTTTGTTGGAGGGCTCATTATCGTCATCCCATTCCTACTCATCATCATGTCTTATGCACGAATCGTGTCCTCCATCCTCAAGGTCCCTTCTGCCAAGGGCATCTgcaaagccttctccacctgtggctcCCACCTCACTGTGGTGTCCCTGTTTTACGGGACAATTATTGGTCTCTACTTATGCCCATCAGCTAATAATTCCACTGTTAAGGATACTGTCATGTCAATGATGTACACTGTGGTgacccccatgctgaaccccttcatctacagcctgaggaacagaGACATGAAGGGAGCTCTGAGAAGAGTCTTTTGTAGAAAGAAAATTCACTTCTCTCTTTGA
- the LOC122447139 gene encoding olfactory receptor-like protein DTMT encodes MTGRNQNVVSEFLLLGLPIESEHRNLFYTLFLAMYVTTILGNLLIIILIYLDPHLHTPMYLFLSNLSFSDLCFSSVTMPKLLQDMQSQDLSISYAGCLTQMYFFLFFADLEDFLLVAMAYDRYVAICFPLHYTTIMSPRLCSFLVVLSWVLTTVPAMLYTLLMARLCFCADNVIPHFFCDMSALLKLSCSDTQINEMVIFVVGGLIIVLPFLLIIMSYARIIFSILKVPSVKGICKAFSTCGSHLTVVSLFYGTIIGLYLCPSANNSTVKETVMAMMYTVVTPMLNPFIYSLRNRDMKGALRRVFCKKKFHFFL; translated from the coding sequence ATGAcaggaagaaatcaaaatgttGTCTCAGAGTTCCTTCTGCTGGGACTACCCATCGAGTCAGAGCATCGAAACCTGTTCTACACCCTGTTCCTGGCCATGTACGTTACCACCATCCTGGGGAACCTTCTCATCATCATCCTCATTTACCTGgacccccacctccacacacccATGTATTTGTTTCTCAGTAAcctgtctttctctgacctctgcttctccTCTGTCACAATGCCCAAATTGCTTCAGGACATGCAGAGCCAAGACCTGTCCATCTCTTATGCTGGCTGCCTGACACAAATGtacttctttctgttctttgcaGACCTGGAGGACTTCCTCCTTGTggccatggcctatgaccgctacgtggccatctgctTCCCCCTGCACTACACCACCATCATGAGCCCCAGGCTCTGttccttcctggtggtgctgtCCTGGGTGCTGACCACGGTCCCTGCCATGTTATACACCTTGCTCATGGCCAGACTGTGTTTTTGTGCAGACAATGTGATCCCCCACTTTTTCTGTGACATGTCTGCTCTGCTGAAGCTGTCCTGCTCTGACACTCAAATTAATGAGATGGTGATATTTGTCGTTGGAGGACTCATTATTGTCCTGCCATTCCTACTCATCATCATGTCTTATGCACGAATTATTTTCTCTATCCTTAAGGTCCCTTCTGTCAAGGGCATCTGCAAAGCCTTCTCTACCTGTGGCTCCCACCTCACTGTGGTGTCCCTGTTTTATGGGACAATCATTGGTCTCTACTTATGTCCATCAGCTAATAATTCTACTGTTAAGGAGACTGTGATGGCTATGATGTACACTGTGGTgacccccatgctgaaccccttcatctacagcctgaggaacagaGACATGAAGGGAGCTCTGAGAAGAGtcttttgtaaaaagaaatttcACTTCTTTCTATGA
- the LOC122447195 gene encoding olfactory receptor 1E2-like codes for MTGRNQTLVLEFLLLGLPIKSEYQNLFYALFLAMYVTTVLGNLLIIVLICLDPHLHTPMYLFLSNLSFSDLCFSSVTMPKFLQNMQSQDLSIPYAGCLTQMYFFLFFADLEDFLLVAMAYDRYVAICFPLHYTTVMSPRLCLFLVVLPWILTTFHAMLHTLLMARLHFCADNVIPHFFCDLSALLKLSCSDTRVNELVIFFVGGLIIVIPFLLIIMSYARIVSSILKVPSAKGICKAFSTCGSHLTVVSLFYGTIIGLYLCPSANNYTVKDTVMSMMYTVVAPMLNPFIYSLRNRDMKGALRRVFCKKKNPVSL; via the coding sequence ATGACAGGAAGGAATCAAACTCTTGTGTTAGAGTTCCTCCTGCTGGGACTGCCCATCAAGTCAGAGTATCAGAACCTGTTCTACGCCCTGTTCTTGGCCATGTACGTTACCACCGTCCTGGGGAACCTTCTCATCATCGTCCTCATTTGCCTGgacccccacctccacacacccATGTATTTGTTTCTCAGTAAcctgtctttctctgacctctgcttctccTCTGTCACAATGCCTAAATTTCTGCAGAATATGCAGAGCCAAGACCTGTCCATCCCCTATGCTGGCTGCCTGACACAAATGTACTTCTTCCTGTTCTTTGCAGACCTGGAGGACTTCCTCCTTGTggccatggcctatgaccgctacgtggccatctgctTCCCTCTGCACTACACCACCGTCATGAGCCCCAGACTCTGTCTCTTCCTGGTGGTGCTGCCCTGGATACTGACCACATTCCATGCCATGTTACACACCCTGCTCATGGCCAGGCTGCACTTTTGTGCAGACAATGTGATCCCccactttttctgtgatttgTCTGCTCTGCTGAAGCTGTCCTGCTCTGACACTCGAGTTAATGAGCTGGTGATATTTTTCGTCGGAGGGCTCATTATCGTCATCCCATTCCTACTCATCATCATGTCTTATGCACGAATCGTGTCCTCCATCCTCAAGGTCCCTTCTGCCAAGGGCATCTgcaaagccttctccacctgtggctcCCACCTCACTGTGGTGTCCCTGTTTTACGGGACAATTATTGGTCTCTACTTATGCCCATCAGCTAATAATTACACTGTTAAGGATACTGTCATGTCAATGATGTACACTGTGGTGGCCCCCATGCTGAACCCTttcatctacagcctgaggaacagaGACATGAAAGGAGCTCTGAGAAGAGtcttttgcaaaaagaaaaatcccGTCTCTCTATGA
- the LOC122424929 gene encoding olfactory receptor-like protein DTMT has translation MGNQTVVSEFLLLGLPIGPDQQDLFYALFLAMYVTTVLGNLLIMFLIRLDPHLHTPMYLFLSNLSFSDLCFSSVTMPKLLQDMQSHISSISYAGCLAQMYFFLLFADLESFLLVAMAYDRYVAICFPLHYTTVMSPRLCLSLLVLSWVLTIFISLLHTLLMARLSFCADNVISHFFCDMSALLKLACSDIQINETMIFILGGLVIIVPFLLIFSSYARIVSSILKVHSARGIRKAFSTCGPHLSVVSLFYGTIIGLYLCPSANNSTIKETVMAVMYTVVTPMLNPFIYSLRNRDINGALRRIFSKWTISFFSASDFKD, from the coding sequence ATGGGAAACCAAACAGTCGTCTCAGAAttcctcctcctgggcctgcccATTGGACCTGATCAGCAAGACTTGTTCTATGCTCTGTTCCTGGCCATGTATGTTACCACCGTCCTGGGGAACCTCCTCATAATGTTCCTGATTCGACTGgacccccacctccacacacccATGTATTTGTTTCTCAGTAAcctgtctttctctgacctctgcttctccTCTGTCACAATGCCCAAATTGTTACAGGACATGCAGAGCCACATCTCATCCATTTCTTATGCTGGCTGCCTGGCACAAATGTACTTCTTCCTGCTTTTTGCAGACCTGGAGAGCTTCCTCCTTGTggccatggcctatgaccgctatgtggctaTCTGCTTCCCCCTGCACTACACCACCGTCATGAGCCCCAGGCTCTGTCTCTCCCTGCTGGTGCTGTCCTGGGTGCTGAccatcttcatttctttgttgcACACCCTGCTCATGGCTCGGCTGTCTTTCTGTGCTGATAACGTGATCTcccacttcttctgtgacatGTCAGCTCTGCTAAAGTTGGCCTGCTCTGACATTCAGATAAATGAAACAATGATTTTTATCTTGGGAGGGCTTGTCATTATCGTTCCATTCCTGTTGATATTTTCATCCTATGCACGAATTGTGTCCTCCATCCTCAAGGTCCACTCTGCCAGGGGTATCCGCAAAGCTTTCTCCACCTGTGGCCCCCACCTCTCTGTGGTGTCTCTCTTCTACGGGACAATCATTGGCCTCTACCTTTGCCCTTCAGCTAACAACTCTACTATTAAGGAGACTGTCATGGCTGTGATGTACACTGTGGTgacccccatgctgaaccccttcatctacagcctgaggaacagaGACATAAACGGAGCCCTGAGAAGAATCTTTTCAAAATGGACAATTAGCTTTTTTTCAGCCAGTGACTTTAAAGATTAA